GCGTGTGTATTTATTGTTCGTACaagtaaaagcaaaaaatactTAGTAAACTAAATATAAACCTAACAATTGTTTCCAAATTTCAATTGTATTCTGGTCTAACACAAAGAAGCCGAAATAAATTTACTATACAAACTCACCACCTTGTTTTACGCGCCCGCTCCCCCAGAGTATTCTCTTGTCGTCTTTGCCCAAGAAAGCTCCTCCAGAATGGTAAACAAACTACTTTTTGGGGTTGGAACTTTCGACGACGCCAGCTGACTGCAGTAGCTTTCACTCTCTTCGCTctggctttgttttgttttggggcAGTAACGGGCCACTGCCGGCACATGCGCTTTGCCCGGTCCCCGAACTCGTTGAACTTCGCCGCAAAGTTTTCCGCTTCAGAACCCGGAGGGCACTCCGTCGGAGAGTTCGAGCCAATTGTGGACAAAGAAGGATACTtccttgctgctgctcctgccaaaaacaaaaagtggaaaatgttgtGTTCGCTTTAATCGTCGGGGATAAATCAATTCCGCTGTTAACTAGATTACGGGCACGTACCTGGCCAAAACCAGAGGAGGCGGAATCCAATAGGCCAATCGGGGGCAGACCGTGGAAAAGCCCTCTATCGCGAACCAGTTCGTGtcagtgtgtgcgtgtgcggaTTTTCGCCTTACTTTTTTCATGCGCAATTTGGGTTACAAAGCGAGAAAAACGCTGcttaaaatgcattaaaatgttttaagcGCGGCGCTTCATTGATTTTCCTGCGCACAAAGAATGTTACACGCAGTCCTAGCCGGGAACAAAGGGCGCAGGACAACGATGAGGACAAAGACGCGAGGAAGCTGCTTCTAGCTTCCCTGCCTTTCCTACGACGGGGCGAGGACCAGCCCCAGCGCAGATCAGGAAACTCATCCCGGGAGGCATCCTGGCTCCCGTACTGCCCAGTAGCGACATGGCCGGCCTCATCGGCACCGCAAATGGcaagcaccaccacccacacctcATCTCGCCCACCCATACGTCCCTGCCGGCCGGCATATGCAGCAGTGACAGCGGCATCTCCACTCTGAGTGCCATCTCGCCGCCGCTTTCCACCTCGACCACTACGGCCTCCGGTGCAGGAGGAGGTGTGGGCGGAAGCGGAGGCAGCCCCCAGCTGCGCACCTCACCTGCACTGAGCATGCTGGGAAGCGCCACTGCGACGGCCAGCGGAATAACCACCTCAGCAGGAGGCGGTCTTACCGCCGGGATCCTGGGTCCGGCAGCCAGCATTGATCTGGGCAGTTCGCCGCTCTCGCGCCGAAACTACAGCAACTCTCTGAAGGGCTTCAGCTTCCGTCGCAGCTTCGACGACAAGATCATCACGCCGCCGTACTTGTCGCGCGCTCCAGCCTACACCCACGGCATTACCTATCCTCATTTCCACAGTCCCCAGCCTGCGACCAACACGCCGCATCACATCCACCTACACCACCATGGGAATGGTACCGCTGCGGGATCAGGATCGAGTGTGGGGTCGGGGTCGGGGTCGGGTACGGGATCTGGCAGCGGTGCAGGAGGACTCTACCAGCAGCCTCTATCGCTGGCCTCGATGACAGCGGCCCTGCCACTGACGCCGCTCTACGGATCCCCTCTGTCCCTGCCGCTGACCTCCTCTCAGTCCACCACAAAGCTCTCCTACCGCGACGACTTTCTACAGCAGATTGGCTATCTGCCAACTACGCGCATCTACAGTACTCCCACCAGCATCGTCGACGAGGACAAGGCTCAGCAGGACTTCCTCTCGTTATCGCTGTCGCCGCCGCTCAACCGGCGGCGGGACATGCCGGCACTGCGCGGCCCATTCGTCAGTCTGTAAGTACTTCATATACTCGTAGTTATGTTGTCCCCATAAATATAAGGTCCTTTTATGACAAATACATTTCGACTGAACAGAAGATCAGTGTCTCTTGGCAAGTAGATCTAGACGTGTCCGTCCGTCCATTTGATCTTCGTACACaagtttatttcttttaaaacgtttccacgcccacaaacaacCATGACAGACTAGTGGACACGTGAACTTTCACAGCTAATTGAAGGGCAAATGAGTGAGTTCTTCCATTTAGTTCGCTCGGTTAAtttagatttttaattttccctAACCGCGAGTAGCCACCACGTGACGCCAGTGGCTAACCAATGAGCACCCCCAACCCAAAtcccaaaccccaaaccccaagCCCGAGCGCACTCAGCCACCCCCCAATGTCACAAACTCACTTCAATCGAGCAAAACGGTGACGTTTTACTGCCTCTGCTCTGTATTCGCACTGATTTCCTAGCCGACTTATGGTTTTTATTCGCTTCTCTCGGCGtctataaataatattaatatgtaGGGGTACGCCGAGTAGGGTGCGCTCGTGTGTCGGCGGGCATAGGGTGACTCAAGATTTCAGAAGCAAGCTCTTCCCTTTAAAAAGTCGCCATGGCTCCATAAGGATCAAAGGCTGAATCGAGTTCGGAACGGTGCTGCAAAAATCAATAAAGCGTGATTAGTCATTTTACGAACCAAAgcaactgcagttgcattGCGATGCATTTTGTAATCGCACCCAATCGGTCGAAACTTTATTTCGATGTGGTTTCGAAACCTTCTGGAACCAGAGGTATTCGAAATCCTGCCTGTCAAACACCCCCCTGAACGAACAGGCGAGGGAAAACTTGGCAAGGTGCCTCAGAAATCTCGGAGAACTtcacgatgatgatgatgttgacGGGCAGGGCCTCGTCTGATTGTGAGCTCATGTGGTGGACTCTTTCCTGCTGTAGTGCAGTCCATGACCGGCAAAGGCGGCGAGCAACGACGGCATGACATCGACTTGATGAAGTACATTGGATAATGACGCCAGCAGAAATACACGGCGGATAAAATCGATCATTCCCAAATTAAGCATTTTTGAATCATATTTCCCTTTAGTATTGCCAACGATTAAATTATACCATTTCCTTACCggtaaaagaaaaattaactATACACGAATAAAGCTACTGAAGTCTTTCAGCTATTTACCAATTTATGAATAATAACACTGAGTCATAAAGACATGTTAGTTGACATAATAGTTAGTATCGAGTTAAATGCGCCATTTCGTAAGGTATGATAAAGATGTTTCTAAAAAGGAAGTGTTTCGGTTTTATCGCAGTGTATAAGGAAAACTATTGGTGGGCATGGGTTCTAGGCGAtccgcacacactcacaccctGTCGGACTGGGAGCGGGCGAAGACTAAACTTAGTTGAgacaaaaaaagaaacacaaaaacagaacagaaaTACTCGCGAGTTGGAAACGGCTGCGCCTTGGCCGCTCAGGAAGAGgcggcaaaaacaaaagcgaaaagccATTCCGACATTCTCGCGGACGCCACTGAACGAATCGGACGAACGAGAAGAGATACTCGCGCAGATACAAATACCTTTCATAATTCAGATTTTCCGCCGCGcgatatattttatttatttacctcTCGGGCCACTGTTATGTAAGGAGTGTGAGTGCAGCGTGGTGTTTGTGCTTCGACCAAACTCATTCGGCGGCGCCGTGATGCAAGTGGGGCTCTAGGAAAGTCAAGGTCGCCACCCCCAACCCACACACGCATGTCCACAGCCACCCCCTGTTACTGCGCCCAGTTGCCATGAATTCGCGAAGGTCTGCTTGGAAATCCAATTGTCGAATCGAGCAGTGAATCGAATCAGAAATGGATAACTGGGGCTCGACTGCCCCGACCGCGGATCTGGAAAAGGCCATCTGCCCTATGCAGGGCAATGCCACTTTCGGCCTCGATTGGCGAGCGAGCCTGCTGGACCGCTGGTTGGATCTCTATCCCGGCTACATGCACCGCCTACAGCTGCTGCTATCACTAGCCGGCAGGGTGCACCTTCTGAGCCGGCACATCATAGCCACTTTAGCCCAGGATCCGATCTTTATGGGCGTGCTGCAGGGCAGCATGCTGTTGCTTTTCCTCTTCCTGATGCACCTGCTCCGGCTGTGGAGTTGCGGAGGTGGAGCTGAGCAGCCGCTGAACCCCACTCCGGACGTGGCAAAAAATCTGAGCTGCGACTTTAACTTTGTATCCGAGCAAGAGAAGCGGGCTGTCCAAGAAGCCGCGACGGAGGCTCTgctggaggtggaggagaAGAAGCGCCGTAAGCGGTTTACCAAGAAGCGTAACTGCGTATCCGCCGGGCCAATTCTCATTGCCCTGCGCCATCAGTCTAAGCGACCAAAGCACCGTAGTCAAGCGGCTCTTCTTTTTGAGCCCGTTAGCCCTGGAGAAGTAATCCTGGATACCTACTTGCCGCCGCGGGAACAGCCACTCACGATCAGGCTGCCTCAGTTGGCGGAGCCACTCAAGGAAGAGGAAACCGAATATAACGAGCTTAAGTGGGTTCAACGGGAAATATTACAGAGCCTACATTTTAGAACATGTAAGGGTCTGTGTCAACTAATTTGCAAcccttttattaatttcagaTCGGAGCCCCGCGGGACCCTCAGTACGACCGACGAAATTTACCCGGACTCGTCCGACAGTAGTCTCTACGTTTCGgacgaggagcaggaagaTGCTTCTCAGTATTGTCGCGGAGGGTACCATCCAGTAGTCATCGGAGACATATTTGACAACCGGTTTCGAGTGGTGAGAAAACTGGGTTGGGGCCATTTTTCTACTGTCTGGCTTTGCCGGGATCTCAAGTAAGTGATGAAATATCAAACTTACCATTTAAAAAGCCCTTCCAAACTTTATGCTTTCCCTAGAGATGAGAAGTACGTGGCCCTCAAGGTTGTAAAGAGTGCTCCGCATTACATAGAGACGGCCGCGGACGAGATCCGGCTCCTTGAAGCGATCCGGGACGCAGACCCCATGGATGTTAAGCGGGAGAGGATTGTGCGGTTGATGAACCACTTCACGGTGCGCGGTGTGAACGGAATGCACACCTGCTTGGTTTTCGAGGCGCTCGGCTGTAGCTTGTATAAGCTGATAGTGAAGAACAACTACCAGGGTCTGGGCATCGCTCAGGTGCGCAACATAATCCGCCAGGTTCTGGAGGGGCTGGACTACCTGCACAGCAAGTGCAGCATTATACACACGGATATTAAGCCGGAGAACATCCTGCTGGTGATCGACAATGCTGCCGCGATGAATCAGCAGATTGACGATGAGATCAACAGTCTGCGCGTGAAGGGTGCCGACTTCCCCGACTCGTACAGTGAGTATCAGTACTCAACCTTATTTGCCACTGGCTTCCACTGCGTTCCACTCACAGTCAGCTCCATCGAGAAGCAGACCAAGTCGCGGGCCAAGTGGCCGCTTATCGAGCCAAATGGATCGACAAATACCAACACTAGCAACAGCACGGCGACCAATTCCAATTCGTCGACTCCGCTGGCCGCCGTGATCATGTCGACGCTGGACAAGGAGGACACCACGACAACCACCTCGTCCACGCTTAATTCTAACACCACATCATCGCTGGCCTCAAAGTACTCCAGTCTATTGGGAGACTGCGAATGCAACGGAGGCCTCGGCGGATCAGCGAACCTAAACAACCGCTATCGAGCGGAGAAGAAAATCACTGCCAAGGTAAGTTCCCTTGCAAGCCAGGTCCCTAGGTCCTCAGGTCCACAGTCGCCCATGCACCACACTCGAAAGCTCTGGCCAGGATTATACTTTGTGGTGTGCATGGAAAGCATTTGTACTCTACACATTGTGAGCCCACCTTCAAACACACACTGCACACCAAAGGAACACGAAATTCTTACGTATTACTTTTGTTTCCTTATATTTTTGCGTTATCATTGCCCTTGGTTTGACACTCGTATCAGTCTTCTGGGGATTGGGAGGAAGATGGCGAATCCGACACGCTGGGCGAGCAGAGCACCTTGGCGAGCACCATCGGTACGCCCACCGATCCTGATCCCGAACCCGATCCTCAGCCCAAGGACGAGCCCGAGCCCCAGCCCGAGCCCAGTGAAGGCGCTATCCCTGAGGTAAAATGGGTTGGATGCGGGATAGTCGTTAGTGGTAGCCAGGTCGCTTGAACGGCTGGATAATGAGTTCCATTATATGTTCCTAATACGTTTTTTTGTTAGTTGGTAATTCCCCGCGCCGATATTTACTTACCATTTTAGATTATCGCTCTTGAGTTCAAACTTGTTTACATTCACCCACACCTAACCCACACGCTACTTCAAGGCAATTATATCCTGGATCGAAACGCCAAATGCTTGATTGATTGTGCGCATGGCCAGctttatatgtatgtttctGTTACAGGTTTTAGCCATGTGCTTAACGTTTGCATTGCTACCTGCTAATTGCATATATTGTTGGTGCTCTAATAGAGCTGCGGTTAAAAAAGTGTCAAAGTTTAAACagttgtaaaaataaattatatattttctgcCTATTTGCAATAAGATCTAAGCCGTTACCAATCCGTACAGCGTTGTGATAAAGGAAATTATCTTGGCAATGACTTGGCCATATCATTAGCATTACATAATAGTAATCCTGTTTATgttattaaaagtaaatttatatttcgaAAAAAGAATTATAAATGTATGTGTTCATAAATTCGTGTTGcttcataatttatataaaatctATTTGCTATTAACTGAACACTTTAGAAATGGTTTTAAAGCATTTCGTACGCCATACCCAATTGCATCGAACTTTGGCCGCAGCtatattacatacatatgtatgtatatgtttgAAATGTGGTTAGGCTAAGACGTTTTTATTATAACTTCTTATTGTATATGCGTTTCTATATCCAAACAGTAGTGGAATGCCGAACTTGGTATATCACTAGGATAGTAATCCGTGGCAATCACCGCTGGGGTTTCCACACGCAACCCCAGCGTTGACTGGCACGCCGTTTGTGTTTCGTTAATTGCACCAACTAGATGAACCTTCAAAGAAGCAAACCAACATTGTGTATTCTTTTTCTTCCTTTCTTCGTGTAAACCAATTTATATGCAACATTACGCTATATAAACACGATGCAGCTGCCCACCCCGAACTCCACATATAGCTCCTGCCTCTCCCACAACACAGCCACGATAGCCAAGTCCAAGATCAACTCAAATATTCTGAGCACGAGCACGTCCTTGACCTCAACCAACGAAAACAGTCTCACCAACACGAACACCACTACAGCCGCCACTTCCGCCCCTTCAAATGACACTCCCTCACTCACTCCCGCCCCTGCCTTATCGTCCGCCACGCCCCCCAGCACGTGCACGCCCTCGTTCACGCAAATAGCTCCTCCTGCAACTGCTCCAGCTACCAGTACAACCTGTACAACATCTGCCGAGCTCTATAATGGCGACCATAAAACAACAAGCACATCAACAACAAGtacatcaacaacaacaacatccaACGCGATATCctccgcaacaacaacaattgcgCCAACGACAACAGCAATCGCTAAACTAAATGTCCATGCCAATGCCATTCCTTCGCAGAACCAGAGTCAGAGTAGCCAGAACAACACCTACACAATCCAGTCGCTCATTGACAACAGCAACGTTCGTGTGAAGATCGCCGACTTGGGTAACGCCTGCTACGACGTGAGTACCCTTTTAAATGCTTaaagtataaaataatatattttcgGGTCCATCATAAACATACCAGATTAACACCTCATCATAATTTTACCCATTACTCATAGgttaaaagggtatactagattcgttgaaaggtATGTGATAGTATGGCTTAATAAAGCATCTGTactcttgatcaggatcactagccgagtctctctccgtatgaacgtcgagatctcaggatcTCTGCGAACTAGAAGATTCATATGAAGGATGCGGATTGCAGAGAAACCGAATTTGTGCGGGTTTTTTTTCCACCACGGCTATAACGCGCACAAATTTTTAAGCCatgcatatattacatataagACGAAACGATCCGGATCTTATAGCTGCTATGGGAATAATCGAAAAAACAGAGAGAACAATATAGTCGatttcctcgactatcagatactcAGATATTTTGATTGGAAACGCTAGCTCCTACTTTTAACCGAGTCTAGTATATCACTTACATAACGATGGTCATGTCTGTCTGACCGTAAGTACGCCCGTGTGACTTATGAGATCCCGGGAACtataatcaaaatattaaaacactCTTTCATTCTcatatatttaaattcgaaaataataaatttgataATTTATCATTCTATGCATTTCCAGTACCATCACTTTACCGAGGACATTCAGACTCGCCAGTATCGATCGATCGAGGTTCTTTTGGGAGCGCCGTACAATTATACCGCCGACATCTGGAGCACCGCTTGCTTGGCCTTCGAACTGGCCACAGGCGACTATCTGTTCGACCCTCACGCCGGAGAGTCTTACAGTCGGGACGAGGACCACTTGGCGCACATTGTGGAGCTGCTGGGCTCCATACCGCAGTCGGTGATCCTGCGGGGCAAACATGGGCTCAAGTACTTCACCAGCTACGGTAGGTATCGAAGTGTATTTCTCCCATAGAATGTGGTGTGTGAATGCCCCTTgttgatttgcattttcagGTAGCCTGAGAAACATCACCAAGCTTAAGCCCTGGAGTCTAATGAACGTGCTGGTGGAGAAGTACGACTGGGACCCGGTGGAGGCCAAGAAGTTCTCAGACTTTCTGCTGCCCATGCTTGAGTACAATCCGGTCATACGGGCGTCGGCAGCGGAGTGCCTGCAGCATCCGTGGCTGGAGCAGGAGGAGTTCGTCTAGAAGGATCAATGAGTGACGAAAGAGCTAGAGAGACACAGGCATAGGCATACTAAAATATTGCATCATAACATACGTATTTCGTAATCGTATTGTATTTCTAGGCTTAACTTTTATAATGAAACCGTTTGCCATAAAGAGAAatagtatacatatgtacgttaGCAGAAAAATCCGATGGGAAGCTAGCATTAAAGGACTCGATCGATGCACACACATTTTACACTTACGAAGTGCAGAGAAGAGGACGTTACGCGGGGaattttttaagctttttaatttttgtactTGAGagctttaaaatgtaattactaAAGAAGCGATTTTATTTGTAACGACAAACGCGAACGTAAGAAGTTGCGCAAATGTTTTTCAAGTTTTATTTCGACGTGCATATACATaggtatatacatacatacatacatatatatttttattgatgaaAAACTATAACAAAAGACAATGACGACAATTTTTAAGTCAACAGATGATGCCtaaactgactgactgaaaAGGAATACATTTTCATGCGAAACCAAGAAAACCAAGCAAATGGGAAAAGCTAAATAAATTGTACGAACTAGAAAAAATATTCATcacataattaataataacttctataatattaataagcaagtatgtatgtgtataattAACGAAACCCAATTGTTGATATCGAGAATGTTCACAGATACAGACGTAAACTCAAATATTGACATCTTTTTAGCAGCGAGTTGTAATTTTGGTACAATTAACCAAAGCCATTTGCAGATTTTTAGTCCTATGCTGATAACGAGCAGACTTGAGAATATTCTCTACCTACCTGATTTCGCTTTGCAAAATTTATCCACTAAACATCCGTGAAAATGAGCCTATCCCAGATCACATAACTTAAAgcgaaaaaacaataataaagcATTGCATAAAAGTCTTTTTTATCGGAATTGAAAACTCAAAATCGAAATTTAAATACTACCAATGATAATTACTGAGAAATCGTAATACCAAATAACGAAAACATATTTTACTACTTGCCTACAAGTATTTGTACACAAGCCTACAAAGTAACATTGAACGTGaccaaataatttaatattgtGGAAGATTTTTCCCCTCAACACGATATTTAATATACACACAAGTGTGCGCATGTATCCAAATGAAATGTAACAGAAATTTCAGCGGAGGAGCTGCACGTTCGGGGAGTGGGCACATATTTCAATAAACCGAAATAAAGAATATACATACCGATCAAGAGTCAACATATAAATGTGGGCTTCTCATTTGGGTTGTATAAGCACTTTATTCGAAGTCATACGAGTATAAAAATGCAGAGTCTAGAGTACATTAGAGTATATTTAACAGTATTAAAGTATATTAGATTAGCATAGTGATCGTCAGTCGATCGGCGGATAAACTACATAAGCATTATTTGGAATACACAGAGGGCGCAAATCGGCACCATTTAGAGTGCCAGTCCCAAGATCTGTTCCTGTTTGTATACGCCATGGTACGCGTTGCGTATAAGCACGTAGGGAAAGCAGGACTCAAGCAGATCCATTGTGAGGAAGGGCGATTGCTTGACGATTTCGTCGAGCAGCAAATAGATGGACTCTCGGTTCCGCGTCGCCTCTTTGTCGGACTCCTGGCCCAAGCGCAGTAGGGAAGAACTGGCCAGAGCAAGGAACTCTTTCATGCGGTCCTCCATGTCACTTTGACCGCATATGGTAAACAGAGCCCCGAAGATGTTATTAATGGCCGCCGCCATGCAGTGTGTGTTATTCGAGTGGCCATCGATTGTGGCCCTGTAGAAGGAATTTTCGTTACGGGCCAGTTTAGGTATAGATACCGCCACAAAAACCATGAGCAGACAGGCAGTGAGGTGTTCACCTTCATCGAACTCTGGTTTTTTTGATTTAAGAGTAGTTGCTAATGTGGGGTCTACCTTGCACAGAAGACCCGCTGCTGAGGCCATCTCGGAAGCAACCCGAATTTGGTCGCCTCCGGGCAAATGTTCTTGAAAGTCCTTCACTGAACTAAGCAGAAAGGGTATACGCTTATCCAGCACATCAACGAGGGCCTCATGCACTAGGTTGCGGAAGCAAATAATCACCCCAATGATCGTCATGCGTTGCAGCACGCGGTCCACATCCTGCAAACGCTTAAATTGCTCCTTCATCACTTCGGGTTTGTCAAAACTGGTGCGCAGTGTGATGAGCACTTCCTTGTTGGTGTTAACCAGCGACTTCAACTCTTGCACCTGGTTTGCTATGTGCCACATAAGTGTTTCGTTTAATGTTTTGATACCGTATGGTCCCACAAGTTCTGCAAGTGCTCGCAGCTCGTTGAGATCAGAGAATTCTTGCGGGTTAAATGGCACCCAGCCCTCGGGCGATATTGGCACAAAAGCCTTTTGGTTAATGGAGAACACAATGTTGCCAGCGGATACACGCCTCAGCAGAACCTCACTGTACCAGGTGTTGTACAGAGCGGCAATGGTTTTCTCACCATGAGAGTCCAAAGCCTGTGTTTGCTGCAGCAGGCAATTGTTGAAGACTCGTGTTATGTCTATGTGCACGTAGTTCTCTACTGTTTGCAGCACGTTCATGTAGGCTCGAACGCTGGCCAGCAGCTCCGAGGGCTTGGCTATCTCCATTGTCTCCTGGTTGAACATCACCATACCAACAAGATCTCGGGAAAAGCGGTGTTCCAGATTCTGACAAAGATACTCGCGAGGTGCGAAAGCAAACTCCCAAACGTTGACCGTGGGGCAATAGTTGATAGCGAAACAAAGCTCCGTCAGGGCCATGTGCAGCTTGTCCATCGTCGTCAGATCCTCTCTTGTCTTTCGATACGACTCGTCTCCTGGCTTTCGTATGTCGTCAAAATGCTTAGACTTCGATTTGTCCTTCTTCTTGCGAGCAGATTGTACAGACAGAATTTTAGCACAGTGCTTGGGCAATAAAGCGTCTGCCATGGTGCACTGCTCATCGCAAATTGTGGTTATAATGTTTTTAGCCTCCTTGGCCATTTCCtcaagaaatatatttaccaCGCTGAGTGACCTCTCTCGTATGTGGTGACGCTCCTCCGGACACATTTCGTGTGTACAATTTTGGAAGTGGCTGCAGATCAAGGGAAAGGCTATAATATAGCGGTTCTGCGCGGGAAACTCCAAGCACATGTGGAATTGGTCGTCAAACATTTTGTTATAGAAGCAGAAGATACTAAGATCCGAGGTTTCTACTAGTATTTCGTCCAAGTTATCGACCACCCTAGTGTGGAAAACCATTGAATCCAGAAGACGGGCCAGCTCTGCATGCTCTGTGATCCTAAGTGCAGCCTTTCCCACACTCCTTTCCCACACTCATGTACGTTTGAAGCCGGAACCAGTCCAGGCGGAATGGTCGAAAATAGAAGAGTTCGTTGTCTTCCACCTGCTTAACTGTCAGGGCTGCTGCCGTGTTGTAGAGCGAACTGAAGATTATGCTTTCGTCTTCCGGACACATTTGCAGACTTTGCATTCGAATATTAAGATCCGTGGCATCGAATCCGGACAAGTATTGTACGTAATATCGCTGCATTACCTGGCTGTATTTACGTACCAGAGCTCGGAGTTCCTCCATGTGGAATAAGAGCTCCGGCAGCTGTCGGTCTACAAGATCTTCATTGCTCTTTCCTATAA
This portion of the Drosophila santomea strain STO CAGO 1482 chromosome 3L, Prin_Dsan_1.1, whole genome shotgun sequence genome encodes:
- the LOC120450510 gene encoding SRSF protein kinase 1 isoform X4, with the protein product MAGLIGTANGKHHHPHLISPTHTSLPAGICSSDSGISTLSAISPPLSTSTTTASGAGGGVGGSGGSPQLRTSPALSMLGSATATASGITTSAGGGLTAGILGPAASIDLGSSPLSRRNYSNSLKGFSFRRSFDDKIITPPYLSRAPAYTHGITYPHFHSPQPATNTPHHIHLHHHGNGTAAGSGSSVGSGSGSGTGSGSGAGGLYQQPLSLASMTAALPLTPLYGSPLSLPLTSSQSTTKLSYRDDFLQQIGYLPTTRIYSTPTSIVDEDKAQQDFLSLSLSPPLNRRRDMPALRGPFVSLSEPRGTLSTTDEIYPDSSDSSLYVSDEEQEDASQYCRGGYHPVVIGDIFDNRFRVVRKLGWGHFSTVWLCRDLKDEKYVALKVVKSAPHYIETAADEIRLLEAIRDADPMDVKRERIVRLMNHFTVRGVNGMHTCLVFEALGCSLYKLIVKNNYQGLGIAQVRNIIRQVLEGLDYLHSKCSIIHTDIKPENILLVIDNAAAMNQQIDDEINSLRVKGADFPDSYISSIEKQTKSRAKWPLIEPNGSTNTNTSNSTATNSNSSTPLAAVIMSTLDKEDTTTTTSSTLNSNTTSSLASKYSSLLGDCECNGGLGGSANLNNRYRAEKKITAKSSGDWEEDGESDTLGEQSTLASTIGTPTDPDPEPDPQPKDEPEPQPEPSEGAIPEYHHFTEDIQTRQYRSIEVLLGAPYNYTADIWSTACLAFELATGDYLFDPHAGESYSRDEDHLAHIVELLGSIPQSVILRGKHGLKYFTSYGSLRNITKLKPWSLMNVLVEKYDWDPVEAKKFSDFLLPMLEYNPVIRASAAECLQHPWLEQEEFV
- the LOC120450510 gene encoding SRSF protein kinase 3 isoform X3 is translated as MAGLIGTANGKHHHPHLISPTHTSLPAGICSSDSGISTLSAISPPLSTSTTTASGAGGGVGGSGGSPQLRTSPALSMLGSATATASGITTSAGGGLTAGILGPAASIDLGSSPLSRRNYSNSLKGFSFRRSFDDKIITPPYLSRAPAYTHGITYPHFHSPQPATNTPHHIHLHHHGNGTAAGSGSSVGSGSGSGTGSGSGAGGLYQQPLSLASMTAALPLTPLYGSPLSLPLTSSQSTTKLSYRDDFLQQIGYLPTTRIYSTPTSIVDEDKAQQDFLSLSLSPPLNRRRDMPALRGPFVSLSEPRGTLSTTDEIYPDSSDSSLYVSDEEQEDASQYCRGGYHPVVIGDIFDNRFRVVRKLGWGHFSTVWLCRDLKDEKYVALKVVKSAPHYIETAADEIRLLEAIRDADPMDVKRERIVRLMNHFTVRGVNGMHTCLVFEALGCSLYKLIVKNNYQGLGIAQVRNIIRQVLEGLDYLHSKCSIIHTDIKPENILLVIDNAAAMNQQIDDEINSLRVKGADFPDSYISSIEKQTKSRAKWPLIEPNGSTNTNTSNSTATNSNSSTPLAAVIMSTLDKEDTTTTTSSTLNSNTTSSLASKYSSLLGDCECNGGLGGSANLNNRYRAEKKITAKSSGDWEEDGESDTLGEQSTLASTIGTPTDPDPEPDPQPKDEPEPQPEPSEGAIPENQSQSSQNNTYTIQSLIDNSNVRVKIADLGNACYDYHHFTEDIQTRQYRSIEVLLGAPYNYTADIWSTACLAFELATGDYLFDPHAGESYSRDEDHLAHIVELLGSIPQSVILRGKHGLKYFTSYGSLRNITKLKPWSLMNVLVEKYDWDPVEAKKFSDFLLPMLEYNPVIRASAAECLQHPWLEQEEFV
- the LOC120450510 gene encoding SRSF protein kinase 2 isoform X1, whose protein sequence is MAGLIGTANGKHHHPHLISPTHTSLPAGICSSDSGISTLSAISPPLSTSTTTASGAGGGVGGSGGSPQLRTSPALSMLGSATATASGITTSAGGGLTAGILGPAASIDLGSSPLSRRNYSNSLKGFSFRRSFDDKIITPPYLSRAPAYTHGITYPHFHSPQPATNTPHHIHLHHHGNGTAAGSGSSVGSGSGSGTGSGSGAGGLYQQPLSLASMTAALPLTPLYGSPLSLPLTSSQSTTKLSYRDDFLQQIGYLPTTRIYSTPTSIVDEDKAQQDFLSLSLSPPLNRRRDMPALRGPFVSLSEPRGTLSTTDEIYPDSSDSSLYVSDEEQEDASQYCRGGYHPVVIGDIFDNRFRVVRKLGWGHFSTVWLCRDLKDEKYVALKVVKSAPHYIETAADEIRLLEAIRDADPMDVKRERIVRLMNHFTVRGVNGMHTCLVFEALGCSLYKLIVKNNYQGLGIAQVRNIIRQVLEGLDYLHSKCSIIHTDIKPENILLVIDNAAAMNQQIDDEINSLRVKGADFPDSYISSIEKQTKSRAKWPLIEPNGSTNTNTSNSTATNSNSSTPLAAVIMSTLDKEDTTTTTSSTLNSNTTSSLASKYSSLLGDCECNGGLGGSANLNNRYRAEKKITAKSSGDWEEDGESDTLGEQSTLASTIGTPTDPDPEPDPQPKDEPEPQPEPSEGAIPELPTPNSTYSSCLSHNTATIAKSKINSNILSTSTSLTSTNENSLTNTNTTTAATSAPSNDTPSLTPAPALSSATPPSTCTPSFTQIAPPATAPATSTTCTTSAELYNGDHKTTSTSTTSTSTTTTSNAISSATTTIAPTTTAIAKLNVHANAIPSQNQSQSSQNNTYTIQSLIDNSNVRVKIADLGNACYDYHHFTEDIQTRQYRSIEVLLGAPYNYTADIWSTACLAFELATGDYLFDPHAGESYSRDEDHLAHIVELLGSIPQSVILRGKHGLKYFTSYGSLRNITKLKPWSLMNVLVEKYDWDPVEAKKFSDFLLPMLEYNPVIRASAAECLQHPWLEQEEFV